A DNA window from Candidatus Neomarinimicrobiota bacterium contains the following coding sequences:
- a CDS encoding FlgD immunoglobulin-like domain containing protein yields the protein MKRRLLISSLVVLVFTGILLAQGRGYRGHRGDLGLTDEQQAQVHELVSGMRADGATREEIHAAVADLLAGWGIELPEDYGFGYGPQGPQSLMKQLTEEQRQQIHELVSGMRAEGASREEIHTALATLFDQWGLEWPPLGPGTRHQRHYLRQEQRQIRARNYPNPFNPDTRITYTLASPVSVGIQIYNLAGQLIWSSEMGYQAAGTYSVRWAGTDTNGAPAPTGVYFYRIQAGNEALTQRMLLMK from the coding sequence ATGAAACGGCGATTATTGATAAGTAGTTTGGTTGTGCTCGTTTTTACCGGAATCCTGTTGGCCCAGGGTCGCGGCTACCGCGGCCATAGAGGTGATCTAGGACTGACGGATGAGCAACAAGCTCAGGTTCATGAGTTGGTGAGCGGAATGCGGGCTGACGGTGCCACCCGGGAAGAGATCCACGCCGCTGTAGCGGACTTGCTGGCTGGCTGGGGCATCGAGTTACCTGAAGATTACGGCTTTGGTTACGGCCCTCAGGGGCCCCAGTCGCTTATGAAGCAGTTAACGGAGGAGCAGCGGCAGCAAATTCACGAGCTGGTAAGCGGGATGCGCGCCGAGGGCGCTTCGAGAGAGGAAATCCACACGGCCCTGGCGACCCTGTTCGACCAGTGGGGCCTTGAGTGGCCCCCGTTGGGTCCCGGGACACGCCATCAACGTCATTACCTCAGGCAAGAGCAGCGACAGATTCGGGCTCGGAATTACCCCAATCCTTTCAATCCCGATACCCGGATTACCTACACCTTGGCTTCACCGGTCAGCGTGGGGATCCAGATCTACAATTTAGCCGGCCAGTTGATATGGTCAAGTGAGATGGGCTACCAAGCCGCCGGCACCTATTCCGTCCGCTGGGCTGGTACCGATACGAACGGCGCCCCCGCTCCGACCGGGGTCTACTTCTACCGTATCCAGGCCGGAAATGAAGCCCTGACCCAGCGTATGCTGTTGATGAAGTAG